The Conger conger chromosome 15, fConCon1.1, whole genome shotgun sequence genome contains a region encoding:
- the LOC133111786 gene encoding lysM and putative peptidoglycan-binding domain-containing protein 2-like, with protein sequence MLLRKSKAGREIPRHFELSGASVKYGRSAGVSHTDLLFIENKMAEFSPVLSLRDGDGRLGLPVFPRSRSGSESESELSQSLARTKTRSYGSTASVTAPLGEKYIEHRVTDSDTLQGIALKYGVTMEHIKRVNKLFGNECIFLRNSLNIPVASEKAFNGLLTLESPEGEAGDGHVLCDGPAETPDGDGASSSPTPAPQDASLRPAPPEELSAKDYLHRLDLQIKMSKQAARKLKEEDIRDHEEDLLPTSSYQEI encoded by the exons ATGCTATTACGCAAATCGAAAGCAGGGAGAGAGATCCCTCGTCATTTTGAATTGAGCGGCGCCTCTGTGAAGTACGGCAGGTCAGCTGGCGtatcacacacagatttattatttattgagaaTAAGATGGCGGAGTTCTCCCCGGTACTGTCGCTGCGGGATGGAGACGGTCGGCTCGGACTACCGGTCTTTCCCAGGTCACGGTCAGGCTCGGAATCCGAAAGTGAGCTCTCGCAGAGCCTGGCCCGCACCAAGACCCGCTCCTATGGCAGCACAGCCAGCGTCACCGCTCCTTTGGGAGAGAAGTACATCGAACACAGAGTGACGGACAGTGACACGCTGCAGGGAATAGCACTGAAATACGGTGTGACG ATGGAACATATAAAGAGGGTTAACAAGCTTTTCGGCAACGAGTGTATATTCCTGCGGAACAGCCTGAACATCCCGGTGGCGTCGGAAAAGGCCTTCAACGGACTGTTGACTCTGGAATCTCCGGAAGGCGAGGCGGGCGATGGCCATGTGCTCTGCGACGGGCCCGCGGAGACTCCGGACGGGGACGGAGCGTCCTCATCACCCACGCCCGCGCCTCAGGACGCCAGCTTACGCCCTGCTCCGCCAGAGGAGCTTTCAGCCAAGGACTACTTACACAGACTGGACTTGCAGATTAAAATGTCCAAGCAGGCAGCCAGGAAACTCAAAGAAGAGGATATCAG